Proteins encoded together in one Laribacter hongkongensis DSM 14985 window:
- the purN gene encoding phosphoribosylglycinamide formyltransferase has product MKKIVILISGRGSNMQAIVEAAIPGATIAAVISNRPDAGGLAWAAARGIEAIGLNHHDYHDRAAFDDALAATIQRFSPDLVVLAGFMRILTTGFVNRFAGRLLNIHPSLLPAFPGLHTHQRAIDAGCAVAGCTVHFVTAELDHGPIVAQAVVPVLPDDTADTLAERILVQEHQVYPQAVRWFVEDRLTIDGLAVRVRDAAPSARARLGRAD; this is encoded by the coding sequence ATGAAAAAAATCGTCATCCTGATTTCCGGCCGCGGCTCGAACATGCAGGCCATCGTCGAGGCTGCCATTCCCGGCGCCACCATTGCTGCCGTCATCTCCAACCGGCCGGATGCCGGCGGACTGGCGTGGGCGGCCGCCCGCGGCATCGAAGCCATCGGCCTCAACCACCACGACTACCACGACCGTGCGGCGTTCGATGACGCTCTGGCAGCCACCATCCAGCGCTTCAGCCCCGACCTTGTCGTGCTCGCCGGCTTCATGCGCATCCTGACCACCGGTTTCGTCAACCGCTTTGCCGGCCGCCTGCTGAACATCCACCCCTCGCTGCTGCCGGCCTTTCCCGGCCTGCACACCCACCAGCGCGCCATTGACGCCGGCTGTGCCGTCGCCGGCTGTACCGTGCATTTCGTCACGGCCGAGCTGGACCACGGTCCGATCGTCGCCCAGGCCGTCGTACCCGTCCTGCCCGACGACACGGCCGACACCCTGGCCGAGCGCATCCTGGTGCAAGAACACCAGGTGTATCCGCAGGCCGTGCGCTGGTTCGTGGAAGACCGCCTGACCATCGACGGACTGGCCGTACGCGTACGCGACGCCGCCCCGTCAGCCCGTGCCCGCCTGGGGCGGGCAGACTGA
- the purM gene encoding phosphoribosylformylglycinamidine cyclo-ligase has protein sequence MTQSLSYRDAGVDIDAGDQLVENIKPFAKRTMRPEVLGGLGGFGALVEISKKYREPVLVSGTDGVGTKLKLAFDWNRHDTVGIDLVAMSVNDILVQGAEPLFFLDYFACGKLDVAQATDVIKGIAEGCEQAGCALIGGETAEMPGMYPVGEYDLAGFAVGVVEKSQVITGRDIRPGDVVLGLGSNGVHSNGFSLVRKIIERAGPDLDAPFDGDRTLRDAIIAPTRIYVKPLLKLMAGVLVKGMAHITGGGITENTPRVLPDNCVAQIDAASWTLPKLFQWLQQEGNVDAQEMYRTFNCGIGMVVIVAPEQADAATALLTAEGETVHRLGLVRARQGDEHQTQIA, from the coding sequence GTGACGCAATCCCTGAGCTACCGTGATGCGGGTGTCGACATCGACGCCGGCGATCAGCTCGTCGAGAACATCAAACCGTTTGCCAAGCGCACCATGCGCCCGGAAGTGCTGGGCGGCCTGGGTGGTTTCGGCGCACTGGTCGAGATCAGCAAGAAGTACCGCGAGCCGGTGCTGGTATCCGGCACCGACGGCGTCGGCACCAAGCTCAAGCTGGCCTTCGACTGGAACCGCCACGACACCGTCGGTATCGACCTCGTGGCCATGAGTGTCAACGACATTCTGGTGCAAGGCGCCGAGCCGCTGTTCTTCCTCGACTACTTTGCCTGCGGCAAACTCGACGTGGCACAGGCCACTGACGTGATCAAGGGTATTGCCGAAGGCTGCGAACAGGCCGGTTGCGCCCTGATCGGCGGCGAAACCGCCGAAATGCCCGGCATGTATCCGGTGGGAGAATACGACCTCGCCGGCTTTGCCGTCGGCGTGGTCGAAAAGAGCCAGGTCATCACCGGCCGCGACATCCGGCCGGGTGACGTGGTGCTGGGACTGGGCTCCAACGGCGTGCACTCCAACGGTTTCAGCCTCGTGCGCAAGATCATCGAGCGCGCCGGCCCGGACCTCGACGCCCCGTTCGACGGCGACCGGACCCTGCGTGACGCCATCATCGCCCCGACCCGCATCTACGTGAAACCGCTGCTCAAGCTGATGGCCGGCGTACTGGTCAAGGGCATGGCGCACATCACCGGCGGCGGCATCACCGAAAACACTCCGCGCGTGCTGCCGGACAACTGCGTGGCGCAGATCGATGCCGCCAGCTGGACGCTGCCCAAGCTGTTCCAGTGGCTGCAACAAGAGGGCAACGTCGACGCCCAGGAAATGTACCGCACCTTCAACTGCGGCATCGGCATGGTCGTCATCGTCGCGCCGGAGCAGGCCGACGCAGCCACTGCCCTGCTGACGGCAGAGGGCGAAACCGTCCATCGCCTCGGCCTGGTGCGTGCCCGCCAGGGTGACGAACACCAGACGCAGATCGCCTGA
- a CDS encoding DUF3108 domain-containing protein, producing MSRRLRWGLALGLSLLVHVLLLALGNGWQWSPGLDESPLKPLTVELHAQALKLPASPPPPKAAPRPRPPAIVTRAADTPPVAEEPAPAGTAATPPAEEAPEQDTPAPETAVPPPGERPFAPDPEQEARQQAEAFSRQFPPAARLTYEVYYGALLAGLAEFDWQQDNGRYRLEVRLRPVFGKRLGYLSEGRITAGGLTPDRFEARKGGELREQAEFDYQAGILRYGRDLPLQETALQAGAQDIVSVAFQIALRGTAAFAEPVQVTTGKKVYRYPLEAVGESPVSVGDREINSVLVKSQARGDTLEFWLAPDYHNLPLRIRFRDDDKTIDQRLIKLVIGADTILEKPPKDPYQNGH from the coding sequence ATGTCACGGCGCCTGCGCTGGGGACTGGCACTGGGGTTGTCGCTGCTGGTGCACGTCCTTTTGCTGGCGCTCGGCAATGGCTGGCAGTGGTCGCCGGGCCTCGACGAGTCGCCGCTCAAACCGCTGACCGTCGAACTGCACGCGCAGGCACTGAAACTGCCGGCCAGCCCGCCGCCACCCAAAGCTGCACCACGCCCGCGCCCACCGGCCATCGTCACCCGGGCAGCGGACACGCCGCCCGTAGCCGAAGAGCCGGCACCCGCCGGCACCGCGGCCACACCGCCAGCAGAAGAGGCTCCGGAGCAGGACACGCCGGCACCGGAAACGGCCGTACCGCCGCCCGGCGAACGCCCGTTTGCCCCCGACCCGGAACAGGAAGCCCGGCAACAGGCCGAAGCCTTCAGCCGGCAGTTCCCGCCTGCGGCCCGGCTGACTTACGAGGTGTATTACGGTGCCTTGCTGGCCGGCCTCGCCGAATTCGACTGGCAGCAGGACAACGGCCGTTACCGGCTCGAGGTGCGCCTGCGGCCGGTGTTCGGCAAACGGCTGGGCTATCTGTCGGAGGGACGGATCACCGCCGGCGGACTGACGCCGGATCGCTTCGAGGCGCGCAAAGGCGGAGAATTGCGCGAACAGGCCGAATTCGACTACCAGGCCGGCATCCTGCGTTACGGGCGCGACCTGCCCTTGCAGGAAACCGCCCTGCAAGCCGGTGCCCAGGACATCGTCAGCGTGGCGTTCCAGATTGCCCTGCGCGGCACGGCGGCGTTTGCCGAACCGGTCCAGGTCACCACCGGCAAGAAGGTCTACCGCTACCCGCTGGAAGCCGTGGGCGAAAGTCCGGTCAGTGTGGGCGACCGCGAGATCAACAGCGTTCTGGTCAAAAGCCAGGCACGCGGCGACACGCTTGAATTCTGGCTGGCGCCGGACTACCACAACCTGCCGTTGCGCATCCGCTTTCGCGACGACGACAAGACCATTGACCAGCGCCTGATCAAACTGGTGATCGGCGCTGACACCATACTAGAGAAACCACCGAAGGACCCTTACCAAAATGGCCATTAA